In Salvelinus sp. IW2-2015 linkage group LG23, ASM291031v2, whole genome shotgun sequence, a genomic segment contains:
- the sytl2a gene encoding synaptotagmin-like protein 2 isoform X4, with protein MAKVRDWFSWNLGSSDKPQAQLPQQPXDELVTPVDIITDEMPSDAASKKPSSRVSPKPRRGLLGIFSRWEAREEKIPAPQSPVKEEVVLCEQKELDVTTLNFVNCQSTVNTYSDQQQDLQTCATDKQSAKNEKTSEVRELVLKKEIDQTQQEPQGSACGVDTLLDQFSNLKSFWEREIGPKILLSKLSTDTMRCEVLVSAGDTCDQKMHDFAKAETVEASSSFQNIQLDLDTSGMRKSNIFGAISNNSNDSHMLINHPISQKVETSEQCNIDHSAALSYDEKSSSSVESNYMLKTSGDNGTFRDKSILISEDNSSSSVGLTVPSQTVQPDEKVDIPLHVSPPSPRTSRQGRVPVPLVRCSLSQQESRKAKINNLKSFWEKENSGPRVIVGKPKEALDSQTHPFSETSPVHHSIATSQSSLRTIETDLGKXDCDKQSSSLYGVKASASDLSMTERIEKGFIKRSSNSSLPSSHCSVGHVDSINQQDSCKMETGPTLYQERPLSPKTPLPRSEIPKWKDKTDDELKRSPSKTCHPKALPRGSSSFQGARCDSSPFKSFSIDIASPTREHQDDPERATPVVKQRKGLSREAMQSGSESTKHTLGITSTSPQFRSEEKAQDRLTLSRRGSAQSSLTSMMSPLSPTRSLPFPVRRTSLGNLSVQEGSPHWSSMPNHGDPHIRRAFEAGKIGQQPINRDPGERKLSGASEVSETYLRLARSFIPQSNQHYLGLPERTHIPQFILDKVGNGHLSPTVPTPLLLSMRSSEGSPSWISPRSMENVDSRLSRGSMPEIWSQSRASSSCHGENSSPIRLELKQMSSRPLSRSLEDVLSPPKREERSIIDQRSEXNLNVDDVPEQMKNMTKSVSVLQDEVSGSVASIYSGVDGDVEVKGTIRFAMNYVQKLGEFHIFVVHCRDLAVAEPKKNRSDPYVKCYLLPDKAKMGKRKASVKKKTLNPTYNEILRFKVAMETLKTQALNVSVWHNDNFGRNSFLGEVDLDLSEWDFSNTQMNDYALNARISTQSLSPSHSQSIDHRGEMRIGLRFLPQISYSKRSSKTETGEVQIWVKDCKNLPAIRGAIIDPFVKCTVLPETSKKSRQKTRVVKKTANPMFNHTMVYDDFLPDDLREACVEVTVWDHDRLTNHFIGGLRLGLGTGKSYGLEVDWMDSTSEEASLWERMMHSHNEWVEDVIPLRMLIMARGLSK; from the exons ATGGCTAAGGTTCGAGACTGGTTCAGCTGGAACCTGGGAAGCAGTGACAAGCCACAGGCACAGCTCCCCCAACAACCMAGWGATGAACTAGTGACTCCTGTCGACATCATCACAGATGAGATGCCAAGTGATGCTGCCTCTAAGAAGCCATCTAGTCGTGTGTCTCCAAAGCCTCGGAGAGGGCTCCTAGGGATATTTAGTAGATGGGAAGCAAGAGAAGAGAAAATCCCTGCACCGCAAAGCCCAGTTAAAGAGGAGGTGGTCCTCTGTGAACAGAAAGAGCTTGACGTCACCACCCTGAACTTCGTCAACTGCCAGTCCACTGTGAATACTTATTCTGACCAGCAGCAAGATCTGCAAACATGTGCTACTGACAAACAGTCAGCTAAAAATGAGAAGACATCGGAGGTTAGAGAACTAGTGCTTAAAAAAGAAATAGACCAAACTCAACAGGAGCCACAGGGGAGTGCATGTGGAGTAGATACGTTACTAGATCAATTCTCCAACTTGAAATCATTTTGGGAAAGAGAAATTGGCCCTAAAATACTGCTCAGTAAACTAAGCACTGATACAATGAGGTGTGAAGTACTTGTCAGTGCTGGGGATACTTGTGACCAAAAAATGCATGATTTTGCCAAGGCTGAGACTGTTGAAGCATCATCATCTTTTCAAAATATTCAGCTTGACCTCGACACTAGTGGCATGAGAAAGTCCAATATCTTTGGAGCAATAAGCAATAATAGTAATGACTCACATATGCTGATTAACCATCCCATCTCCCAAAAGGTGGAAACCTCAGAGCAGTGTAACATAGACCACAGTGCTGCTCTATCATATGACGAAAAGTCCTCATCTTCCGTTGAAAGCAACTACATGTTAAAAACATCAGGTGACAATGGTACATTCAGGGATAAATCCATCCTTATCTCTGAAGATAATTCCAGTTCATCTGTGGGGTTGACAGTGCCTTCTCAGACAGTCCAGCCAGATGAGAAGGTGGACATTCCTTTACATGTCTCTCCACCCAGTCCCCGCACAAGCCGGCAGGGGCGTGTCCCAGTGCCCCTTGTTAGATGTTCCCTCAGTCAACAGGAAAGCAGGAAGGCCAAGATTAATAACCTCAAGTCCTTCTGGGAGAAGGAGAATAGTGGACCAAGGGTCATTGTTGGCAAACCAAAGGAGGCTTTAGATAGTCAAACCCATCCATTTTCAGAAACATCTCCAGTCCACCACTCAATTGCCACTTCTCAGTCTAGTCTAAGAACAATTGAAACTGACCTAGGGAAGRGTGACTGTGACAAGCAAAGCTCTTCCTTATACGGGGTTAAGGCCAGCGCCTCCGACTTGTCCATGACTGAAAGAATAGAAAAGGGTTTCATCAAGCGGAGTTCAAACTCATCACTGCCGAGTAGTCACTGTAGTGTTGGTCATGTTGATTCTATAAATCAGCAAGATTCATGTAAGATGGAAACAGGGCCAACCCTGTATCAAGAAAGACCCTTAAGTCCTAAAACACCTCTGCCTAGATCTGAAATTCCAAAGTGGAAAGACAAAACTGACGATGAACTGAAGAGAAGTCCTTCAAAGACCTGTCATCCAAAAGCTCTGCCCAGAGGTTCATCCAGTTTCCAAGGAGCCAGGTGTGATAGTTCTCCATTTAAATCCTTCTCCATAGACATTGCCTCACCCACAAGGGAGCATCAGGATGATCCAGAGAGAGCAACACCAGTGGTTAAACAGAGAAAAGGACTCTCACGTGAAGCAATGCAGTCAGGATCAGAGTCCACCAAACATACCCTAGGAATCACGTCTACCTCTCCACAGTTTAGATCTGAAGAGAAGGCGCAGGATCGCCTGACCTTGTCACGTAGAGGCTCGGCACAGAGCTCACTAACTTCTATGATGTCCCCGCTATCACCTACTAGGTCGCTCCCTTTCCCCGTCAGAAGGACCAGTTTAGGGAACCTAAGTGTACAGGAGGGCAGTCCTCACTGGTCCTCTATGCCAAATCATGGGGACCCGCATATAAGAAGAGCCTTTGAAGCTGGCAAGATTGGTCAACAGCCCATCAATAGGGATCCTGGTGAAAGAAAGCTTTCGGGAGCATCTGAAGTCTCTGAAACATATCTCCGCCTTGCAAGGTCTTTCATTCCCCAGAGCAATCAGCATTATTTGGGGCTCCCTGAGCGGACACACATCCCTCAGTTTATCTTAGATAAAGTGGGGAATGGCCATCTGAGTCCCACTGTCCCCACTCCATTGCTCCTGAGCATGAGAAGCAGTGAGGGGAGTCCATCTTGGATCAGTCCTAGGTCCATGGAGAATGTCGACAGTCGCTTATCCAGAGGAAGCATGCCTGAGATCTGGTCTCAATCTCGGGCAAGTTCAAGCT GTCATGGTGAGAACTCAAGCCCAATCAGGTTAGAGTTGAAACAAATGTCTTCAAGACCCTTATCCAGAAGTCTGGARGACGTTTTATCACCACCAAAAC gagaagagagaagtatAATTGACCAAAGAAGTGAAATKAATCTAAATGTGGATGATG tCCCGGAGCAGATGAAGAATATGACCAAGTCGGTGTCTGTTTTGCAGGATGAG GTGAGCGGCAGTGTGGCAAGCATCTACAGTGGAGTAGATGGGGATGTGGAAGTGAAGGGAACAATCCGGTTTGCCATGAATTATGTCCAGAAGCTCGGGGAGTTCCACATCTTTGTTGTCCACTGCAGAGATCTTGCCGTGGCAGAACCCAAGAAGAACCGTTCTGATCC ATATGTGAAATGTTACCTCTTACCGGACAAAGCGAARATGGGAAAGAGAAAAGCCAGTGTGAAAAAGAAGACCTTGAACCCCACTTACAATGAGATCCTTAGg TTTAAAGTTGCCATGGAGACCCTCAAGACTCAAGCACTTAATGTCTCCGTGTGGCACAACGACAACTTTGGACGGAACAGCTTCCTTGGCGAGGTGGACTTGGATTTGTCTGAATGGGACTTTAGCAACACGCAGATGAATGATTATGCTTTGAATGCAAGG ATCTCGacacagtctctcagtccctctcaCTCCCAATCTATTGACcatagaggagagatgagaatagGATTGCGTTTCCTGCCACAGATCTCCTACA GTAAGAGGTCATCCAAAACGGAGACGGGTGAGGTGCAGATTTGGGTGAAAGACTGCAAGAACCTGCCTGCTATCAGGGGTGCGATCATTGACCCCTTCGTGAAATG CACCGTGCTTCCAGAGACGAGCAAGAAAAGCCGACAGAAGACTCGGGTGGTGAAGAAGACGGCCAACCCCATGTTCAATCACACCATGGTCTACGATGACTTTCTGCCGGACGACCTACGAGAGGCCTGCGTTGAAGTCACAGTGTGGGATCACGACCGGCTCACTAACCATTTCATTGGGGGCTTAAGGCTGGGCCTTGGAACAG GTAAAAGTTATGGGTTAGAGGTGGATTGGATGGATTCAACCTCTGAAGAAGCAAGTTTATGGGAGAGAATGATGCATTCTCACAATGAATGGGTTGAGGATGTTATACCCTTGAGAATGTTGATAATGGCAAGAGGTTTATCAAAATAA
- the sytl2a gene encoding synaptotagmin-like protein 2 isoform X10: MLPHLLRSHSRYVKCYLLPDKAKMGKRKASVKKKTLNPTYNEILRFKVAMETLKTQALNVSVWHNDNFGRNSFLGEVDLDLSEWDFSNTQMNDYALNARISTQSLSPSHSQSIDHRGEMRIGLRFLPQISYSKRSSKTETGEVQIWVKDCKNLPAIRGAIIDPFVKCTVLPETSKKSRQKTRVVKKTANPMFNHTMVYDDFLPDDLREACVEVTVWDHDRLTNHFIGGLRLGLGTGKSYGLEVDWMDSTSEEASLWERMMHSHNEWVEDVIPLRMLIMARGLSK; the protein is encoded by the exons ATGTTACCGCATTTGCTGAGATCGCATTCAAG ATATGTGAAATGTTACCTCTTACCGGACAAAGCGAARATGGGAAAGAGAAAAGCCAGTGTGAAAAAGAAGACCTTGAACCCCACTTACAATGAGATCCTTAGg TTTAAAGTTGCCATGGAGACCCTCAAGACTCAAGCACTTAATGTCTCCGTGTGGCACAACGACAACTTTGGACGGAACAGCTTCCTTGGCGAGGTGGACTTGGATTTGTCTGAATGGGACTTTAGCAACACGCAGATGAATGATTATGCTTTGAATGCAAGG ATCTCGacacagtctctcagtccctctcaCTCCCAATCTATTGACcatagaggagagatgagaatagGATTGCGTTTCCTGCCACAGATCTCCTACA GTAAGAGGTCATCCAAAACGGAGACGGGTGAGGTGCAGATTTGGGTGAAAGACTGCAAGAACCTGCCTGCTATCAGGGGTGCGATCATTGACCCCTTCGTGAAATG CACCGTGCTTCCAGAGACGAGCAAGAAAAGCCGACAGAAGACTCGGGTGGTGAAGAAGACGGCCAACCCCATGTTCAATCACACCATGGTCTACGATGACTTTCTGCCGGACGACCTACGAGAGGCCTGCGTTGAAGTCACAGTGTGGGATCACGACCGGCTCACTAACCATTTCATTGGGGGCTTAAGGCTGGGCCTTGGAACAG GTAAAAGTTATGGGTTAGAGGTGGATTGGATGGATTCAACCTCTGAAGAAGCAAGTTTATGGGAGAGAATGATGCATTCTCACAATGAATGGGTTGAGGATGTTATACCCTTGAGAATGTTGATAATGGCAAGAGGTTTATCAAAATAA